From Streptomyces sp. NBC_00775, one genomic window encodes:
- a CDS encoding LacI family DNA-binding transcriptional regulator — MNIGEIAQRAGVSRSTVSYALSGKRPVSDDTRRKIQQVIDELGYRPNASARALANGRTSTIGLVFPPAGNHYTGMQLDFIGSVVEAAAAYDYDVLLSPSGVDSDRSFQRLLGERRVDGAILMEIRLEDDRVDHLTSLGFPSVAIGRTAHPEDGWWVGLDHTALVEACVHHLADLGHRRVAFVNRPEQLLRAGYESAHRGLDGFTKAAAERGLTVRTYCCGDDASSGQACVERILYDDPATTALVTLNEAALGGLYRGLAQAGRHVPRDFSVTGVVASRWAETVTPQLTAADVPAEEMGRRAVDLLVERLDHPDAPGRHHLLAPPISLRASTGPAGVAPRAADTTV; from the coding sequence GTGAACATCGGAGAGATCGCCCAGCGGGCCGGTGTCTCGCGGAGCACCGTGTCCTACGCACTGAGCGGCAAGCGCCCCGTGTCGGACGACACCCGCCGGAAGATCCAGCAGGTCATCGACGAACTGGGCTACCGGCCCAACGCCAGCGCGCGTGCCCTGGCCAACGGCCGGACCAGCACCATCGGTCTCGTCTTCCCGCCTGCCGGGAACCACTACACCGGCATGCAGCTCGACTTCATCGGCAGTGTCGTGGAGGCCGCCGCGGCCTACGACTACGACGTGCTGCTCTCGCCCAGCGGCGTGGACAGCGACCGCTCGTTCCAGCGGCTGCTGGGAGAACGCCGGGTCGACGGCGCGATCCTGATGGAGATCCGGCTGGAGGACGACCGGGTGGACCACCTCACCTCGCTGGGCTTCCCCTCCGTCGCCATCGGCCGCACCGCGCATCCGGAGGACGGCTGGTGGGTCGGCCTGGACCACACCGCGCTGGTGGAGGCGTGCGTCCATCACCTCGCTGACCTGGGCCATCGCCGGGTCGCCTTCGTCAACCGGCCCGAGCAGCTGCTGCGGGCCGGGTACGAGTCGGCCCACCGGGGTCTGGACGGATTCACCAAAGCCGCCGCCGAGCGCGGGCTGACCGTCCGGACGTACTGCTGCGGGGACGACGCCTCTTCGGGCCAGGCCTGCGTGGAGCGGATCCTGTACGACGATCCGGCCACCACAGCCCTGGTCACACTGAACGAGGCCGCGCTCGGCGGCCTCTACCGAGGGCTGGCCCAGGCCGGCCGCCATGTGCCACGCGACTTCTCCGTGACCGGCGTGGTGGCCAGCCGGTGGGCGGAGACAGTGACCCCGCAGCTCACGGCGGCGGACGTACCCGCCGAGGAGATGGGCCGCCGCGCCGTCGACCTGCTGGTCGAGCGGCTCGACCATCCCGACGCGCCCGGTCGGCACCACCTTCTCGCGCCACCGATCTCCTTGC
- a CDS encoding alpha/beta fold hydrolase has protein sequence MSEWQLTRTFRSTSGDVRWDGLGQLGQDPVVLLHGTPFSSYVWRAVARSLARRHQVFVWDMPGYGASEKYAGQDVSLAAQGKVFTELLAHWGLDEPLVVAHDFGGAVSLRAHLLHGAHYRALALVDPVALAPWGSPFFRLVGEHSEVFEQLPSALHRALVREYISSASSPGLHPAVLDGLVRPWLGDVGQAAFYRQIAQADQLYTDEIQDRYGEIGIPTLVCWGQDDTWIPAEKGRELVARIPGARLEPISGAGHLVQEDAPAELTAALIAFLQQSL, from the coding sequence GTGAGCGAGTGGCAGCTGACCCGGACATTCCGCAGCACCTCGGGTGACGTTCGCTGGGACGGCCTCGGACAACTCGGCCAGGATCCGGTGGTCCTTCTGCACGGCACACCGTTCTCTTCCTATGTGTGGCGCGCCGTCGCCCGCTCACTCGCCCGCCGGCACCAGGTGTTCGTGTGGGACATGCCCGGTTACGGAGCATCGGAGAAGTACGCCGGGCAGGACGTCTCCCTGGCCGCCCAGGGCAAGGTCTTCACCGAACTCCTGGCCCATTGGGGCCTGGACGAGCCATTGGTGGTCGCCCACGACTTCGGCGGTGCCGTCTCCTTGCGGGCGCATCTGCTGCACGGCGCCCACTACCGCGCACTCGCTCTGGTAGACCCCGTCGCACTGGCGCCCTGGGGGTCTCCGTTCTTCCGGCTCGTCGGCGAGCACTCCGAGGTGTTCGAGCAGCTGCCATCCGCGCTGCACCGCGCCCTGGTGCGCGAGTACATCAGCTCGGCCAGCAGCCCGGGCCTGCACCCCGCGGTGCTCGACGGACTCGTCCGGCCCTGGCTCGGCGACGTCGGCCAGGCGGCCTTCTACCGGCAGATCGCTCAGGCCGACCAGCTCTACACGGACGAGATTCAGGACCGGTACGGCGAGATCGGCATCCCCACGCTGGTGTGCTGGGGGCAGGACGACACCTGGATTCCCGCGGAGAAGGGACGGGAGCTCGTCGCCCGCATCCCGGGCGCGCGACTTGAGCCGATCAGCGGCGCGGGCCACCTGGTCCAAGAGGACGCGCCCGCCGAGCTCACCGCCGCTCTCATCGCCTTCCTCCAGCAGTCCCTCTGA